The region AAGAGACGGTAATTCTTGGATTCTTCCCCTGGTAGTCGTAGGTATGTTATCAAGATCAGTCAAATCAACTGATTCAGCTGTAGTGCAAACTGGATGCTGTGAATTTTCAGTCTGAGCACTATCATTGGTGGATTGATTGGTGGAGGAGGATTTACTTCCAAAAACAAGCGGGGATGATGGCGGGACCACTTCTGGCGATATTGCACGATCTGCTTAAAGTAATCCAAGAACTATCTtatcaaaagtaaaattaatcgaaaaattatcCATACCTGATAAATCAATGACAAATACTTCATCTGTCGGAGTAGAAGTAGAACTTGACGGAGGTGTCAATCAAGttcgatttttcaatattttggcctTTCCATCGATCTGATCCTTACTCCGTGGCCGTTTGTAGTTACTCACAGGGAAGTCGTCaagctttaatttcttattttcaagaaattgtAAGCTTTTGAAGTGGCACCAGATTGTTAACGGTGGAGCTGAAGATTCGCTGGGAGTATTCAACAACCTTTTTGTTTGATAGTACTTTTCCTTCAAGTATCTGATCTTTCTTCTTACGTCTTCGCCTAATAAAAGGAATCATGTAACCAAATAACATGAAAAtctaacatttattttttccttgAAATCCGCCGATTTTTATACCTGACAAGCCTATTTCGTTCCCAATCACCTGTGTCTTCCGAAATCTCTTTTCACTGTCTTTGTATGCAGGATCTGATGTATCCCAGAGTGATGAATTTGCACGCATATATTCTATAATTAATTCGAAATGGTCCTCACACATCGCGACTATATTTTTTACCACTTTGAAACACACAAAGATTTGAAAAATAACACGAATATCAATAGTGTGAAGATAACTGCGAAATAAATTGCTGTTGCCAAGTTTACCTAAACTTTGCAAAGTTTACATAAACTTTGCAACAGTAAAGTCATTTTCACCCTGGCCGATCACAGACATAAACTCATCAGGACTGTTAAAATTCAACTCCACTTCGGTTAatactgaaattttattaattccaTGCGATTAAATTGGACCTAAAATCTATTTATGCACATGTATATTCCTTTTAATTGAAATCATATCAATGTATTACTCCACAAACTATTTGATCAATCTAAacgttcgttttttttttaactttagcGCCAATGCtacaaaacaaataattttctttgtgttggttcctatcacgactctttggtggttttggaacacgacgAGAACTGGGGAATATATGAAGTTTTTGTATGGGAAGAAGAACCTATTATCTTGCGCCTGATCTTGCATTTCATAATAAAAGAAATGCACAGAACAGTatgacaataaaattattaaattaatgttgtcgatttttcaaccgaaatccaaattcgaatattcccgctGCCGTGCGAGCTCTcgcccgatcacaatgccatctgacattaattgaaatcacatgtgggaacagtcatggtcctttttagtacttgaaaacagtaatgttctaaaaaaacatgttcattttttcattggaatagcaccatcagTGTCACTTTGCATTCTGCAcagtaaaaaagagaaaattggctagttgaattctattagttgaattgaactagttgaaatttcgaataacaaccattgaaaaaatcaactttcaattgaaaaggaatcaattaaattgcagaaCTAGTAAAATTCAACCCTCGATAATGgcccaaatgcaataaatagtagtaataattactataatagtaacaaaatgaagcaacaaaatggcataacgtctgattgaatattgctacgattatcgcgtgtaatagaatcaattcgattttcgtagtaatttttcaatcgattatcgcagcaaaaagttcaactttcaactaatttcgtttgaactcattcttcttctttttatattttgtgtaatttcagtacaattgttgaaggaaaattcaacttacttTGCTTATCAACTTcgaaaattcaacttgtttgcttttcaactttgcttactacgataatcgttgcaaatttactacaattatcgatgctctcccattacacgcgataatcgtagtaattattttttactgtgtgcgGTAATGAATGTTAACATATTTTAAATGTACTAAAAACCATCgtgctttattattaaaatgtgactaacgtattaaacaaaaaatcacacagaaattatgatattgtatcgatttttaataaaatctgcacagaatccgaCTAAAACGATCTAAATTGCCAAACGTTTCGTTCggaagctgtgaggattttacaTTTAACTTTAACTATTTTATGCtacagctgtgcgtgtttttgcTCAGGATTTTCACCACTTTGTGCTGAAGCTGTGAACtgtttatttgcaattttaacccTTTCGTGTTTATTTTAAGAGCGTTTTacataaaactgaaataattttaagcttaagttgtgCAGGATTTGAACACAATATTAAACTTTTTATACTGAAGCTGTTCCAGTTCTGTGACTTAAGTAGTGCGAGTTTTTTTATGCACAATTAtggtcgtttttttttaataaagattgatttaaaaatatatattccggCCTTATTTTTTGCGCAGAGTGCTTTAACCATTTTTATTAGGAACAcaaaatccttaattttttctattcttGTAGTTTTGATTgactttttaaatatatacaaACAGCTAAATAATTTTTGACCACTACTTCTATTAGAAGCACTTTCTTTTAGTTTGAAGTTCTGGCTAAATGGTGATTAATAATACAGACAATATATCACTACACTATATcaggtgtgattcttacatGATCACACCTTTTTACATTGCAATTATTGAAAATGTGCAAATGCACTAAATTGTAAGTTCTTCTGCGTATCATTATATCAAAGTCTGTTAAAAATAATCTACATACATGCTATAAAAACTCAACATGTTAAGGATTTAATTTAGACAACATTCTGAAATACATATCTGTGAAAGAAAgacgaagttttttttaattacaaaaaaagtaATGTTATTTTACAACAGAGAGTATgttttatgtgtacaaaatTGTTGAACTATTTCACATCTATAGGTTGTCAAAGCGAAATTTTGTTCATGGTTTTCCCAAGAATGTTTCCTTGATATTCCTAGTAcctaagcaatatcaatatctATATTTCTTacaggaaatgtttaaaaaattcaaaaatgcgtAATTTGGCTTTTTACACTgtacgtattttttttaattttacatattttttacatttttacgtattttttacatgtaaaaaatattttttactatgtaaaggcaCAACCCTGCCCGTCACCAGTCTCGCCGAAAATCATGAATTTCGTTTTTTCAGCGTTCACAGTTCCCTTTCTTTGGTTGGCCCAATCATCAATTCTCTGAAGATCCCTTTGAGCAGCGTCTCTGAGAAAAGCACAAAGAAATACTTTTTaagggaatatttttgtaattgataaatatttcaatctgTCATTAATAGATGGCGTCGCACGGCGTTTTGCTTGCTCTTGCTGCCCCTATGGCTACCACATTGACTTGGATTTTGTCAAATACTGCGAAACATTGCACAGGACACCACCAATTAGTCGAAGGGTACGATCAGCTCGACGACAGCGCCACTCAATGGATATCATGATGGGTTTCATAAGTGTTCCGGAACCAACACCAGCACCAACCAAAAATACCGAATATGACTCAATTTGTGCCACAGATGCACTTGCAGATGCCGTTTGCAATTTCGAAATGACCCTCCTCAGTGCAGCTGTCAAAACAGAAGCAAAAATTGCCGAACCAGAACCCGAAGGAGGTCGAAGTGCACTGGAGTATGCTAGAGAGCAAATGGCACAGCATTTGGGACGAATTCGTAGTTTGGAGGAACAACTGAAGGTAATACCGGCTCTCAGGCTGCAAATTGATATGTTGACTGAGGAGAAACGTCGGCTCGAAGGACGCCTTTTGCTATCGCCCAAACTGTCATGTCGCCGAGATGTTGGCAGTCAGTGCATTGGGATTGGACAGGAAAATGCATATACAAACACAGAACGTATTGCAATGATACCCAAACAGCTACAATGTAGTCCAAATATTGAATCTCGTCTGACTCAGACAGCAGCCATTGTCACCTACACACGTGCAACTTCCACTGAAGTAGCAGTTGCTGTCCAAAGTGTCATGCGTGATGCATCAACACTGACAGATATGCAAGTTTTGGCAGTTGAACCTGAAACAGTTGCAGCAATTCCGAGCATTAGTACAGCAACTCAGACATTTGCTCATCAATCAACTGATAAGTATCAACAGACAGATTTATCAGTTGTCTCAAGGGGACTTCAATGTGACATTCGACCTGCAACAGTTGAGGTTAGAATGCAAACAATTGATCCAATTGTAATCTATGCAGAAACACAGACGCCATCTCAGGAGTTATCTTGTTCCGAGACACAAACCGAAGAGATTATTTTTGACGTTAGCGAAGACAGTGAAATGGAGGACGAAGATAATGAATCCCTAAAATCTCCCCTGTCAGCCATCAATGAAGATACCGAGGAGAGAGAAACGTAAGTTGAAtgtatttttcaagattttacactcagtcccggcattaagtccttcgggattatgtaCCTCACGGAATTATGAACAAataattatgcaagtttgcctaccattgggagtcaatttatgaaatcatttttgaaatacgcctgaatgtgtactattttgcgacgcgggaaatttgaagacaatatgcttatttttcaggcttttattagggtaaaattttaaatattctaacaatttattggagatgtctggccaaaaagtactgtagTAGGCGTAGAGGCATATTTAGTAGAAGCTACTAAATACGCCTCTTTTTTCTCGACTATTATGTCGtatattttaaacaatataTTGTCCTCTGCAATAATAAAACTATTTTCATCATTTAGaattatctttaaaaattcaaataaagttaaaagatttataaatattttgcctCATCTTCAGTTGGAAACATTTTCTTGATTGCTGCTGTATATTGCTGAAATTCGGACGGAGTAATTTTGAGTCGGTGGAACAAATGATTGACAATTATTATTGCAAccatatcgttttttttttttttttgagaggaCGTTAAAGTCTTCGAGACTTTATAATTATCCATTATGATCTGCCCTCTTACGGTTCTCTCTAACAATTCCTTCAAAGTGGTACCTTTTACGGGAAATTCATCACCTTTAAAATCATCTTCTATTGGAGTGAGTGACGAATCAACCTATAATTAATGCAGAAATATCAAACTGGAAGTTACTTTTCTTTCATCATCTATTATAAAACTGATATCAGATACTTCAAAACCACAAAACATATACTGAAGTGTAAGATTGTTAGACTGTACATGGACTGTAAGAAACCAAGAGGCATAGCGGATACTTGATACCTCTTCTCCTTGAACTACTAAAGGGGAAAGGTATGACATTACAGTCCATGCACTACCTTAAGACAACCTAACAAGCTTTAGATTCATCTTGCACCGCGAAATTCAAACCCTTCAAGGACATTCATTAAattctttattaaaaattgcccAACTTGCATCCGGAAGCACATAAAAGTTTAACTAAACCGGCAATGACCAAAAAA is a window of Phlebotomus papatasi isolate M1 unplaced genomic scaffold, Ppap_2.1 HiC_scaffold_97, whole genome shotgun sequence DNA encoding:
- the LOC129809412 gene encoding uncharacterized protein LOC129809412, yielding MIERSDIPQSKYGVARRFACSCCPYGYHIDLDFVKYCETLHRTPPISRRVRSARRQRHSMDIMMGFISVPEPTPAPTKNTEYDSICATDALADAVCNFEMTLLSAAVKTEAKIAEPEPEGGRSALEYAREQMAQHLGRIRSLEEQLKVIPALRLQIDMLTEEKRRLEGRLLLSPKLSCRRDVGSQCIGIGQENAYTNTERIAMIPKQLQCSPNIESRLTQTAAIVTYTRATSTEVAVAVQSVMRDASTLTDMQVLAVEPETVAAIPSISTATQTFAHQSTDKYQQTDLSVVSRGLQCDIRPATVEVRMQTIDPIVIYAETQTPSQELSCSETQTEEIIFDVSEDSEMEDEDNESLKSPLSAINEDTEERET